A segment of the Trifolium pratense cultivar HEN17-A07 linkage group LG7, ARS_RC_1.1, whole genome shotgun sequence genome:
TAAAGATCAAATTTCTCAGGTAAattcaattttagggtttagggttttaaaattcccaaaaattaaatttgaaaaagattctttttttttttaattgtgctGTAGGTGAAAttgtttttgatttttgagGAGAAATTCAgttttggggtttagggttttgaaatccccaaaaattaaattttttttaaaaaaaaattaatgttttcttTGAAATTGTGTTGTAGGTGAAGACGTTTTTGATGTTTGAGGAGAAGAAACGGAGGCTGGAGGCGGCTAAGGCCAATTTGATGATGGGTTCTAAGCATAGAGAGACTGAAGTTTTGAAATGGATGTTGGGTTAGTTCCTTATTCTTTCATTGGggattttcatgtttttttatatattgattTGGTTGTAAATTTGTAATAGGTTAATTTTTCGGGATTTCTTGATTTTTGAgtaaaacaaatgataaagtttgTGTTTTGATGTTTTTAAGATGAAATAGTCTTGTTGTTTTCGATTCTTGGTGTTAGACCCTGAATTTGATGTTATATTGCTTTATTggtattttacttttaattacAAAACTGTTATTTTCACTTTGTTTTATGCGTTGTTTGAATGTTTGTAtagaaaactgaaaaaaaaaaagttttgggAGCAGCAGAAAATCGATACGAATGTGTTGTTTTGCAGTCTTTGCTGTTATTCTTGTTGGATTGTTttataaaatgatgatgatttttgttattttaaattatttgggATAGATTTATGTGACCGTTGAAACTAAGACTTAGTTTAGAAGATGAAATTCTCCCATAAATTTGgaagttttatatatttgcatttcCCTAATGTTAGTAACCTTTAGGATGCGTAATTGTAAGAGACTAAGTGTTGTATTTGGTGGTGAAATACAGTATTGTTTGATCGGTTTTAGATGCTCCTCAATTCTATCCCCACAGACAAGGATCACTGATAGTTTACTACATACTTTTTTAGTGTGATTCTTTTCGGCTTTTAAACTATTTGTTGATTTGATATTTGTTATAACTGGATTTCTTGGCTTCATATTCATTTATCTATTGATTGCAGAGAGTACAAAAGATGATTTGGAGGATTTTAAAGCTGGATTTGATTGCATTTCTGATAAATCCTCAAAAGGCGAAGTATGTTTTATGATATTTATTATGCATTTCATTCATTAGCTACTAGTCATTATGCTGAGAAGTTACTTTATAACAGGACCAAGGAACGTCGTTAAAGGATACTGGTAAGAGGAAGAAAGGAACCACAAGTAGTGGGAAGAAGTCTTCTTCCAAAATTGCAGAGAAAAAGAATTGTCCTGATGAAACCAAAGATGTATTGAGCAAGTTAAAATCTGAAAATGAGAAACTTGCTGCAGAAAAAAATTCTGAGCTATTAGCACTCTTGCAAGAAAAGAATTTTGTGTGGAATCAATTTAATAAGATGGAGGCTGACTACAGTAATAAATTGAGAAGTAAGAAAGATGAAGTAGAAAAAGCAAATGAGAAGATAAACGAACTCGTTTCCAACATGGAGCAACTGCAGTCTGAAAATACTAAGAAGGATAGTAGAATATCAGAGTTAGAAAGTAAAGTGGCGCATATGGATTCGGAAACAAAAAGATTAAACAAGGAAATATCAGGACTCACTGCAGAGTTGGAATCTATAAGAAAGTTGAAGAATAGCCAAGCTAAACCCTTTTTAAATCATTGCACGTCAGGATCTAGTGACTCTGGAATCGTTGAGAGTAACAGGAGTAGAAGAAATACCactttgaaaaaagaaaaagactttTGTACTCCCAGTGAACATGCTTCCACATTCACAAAGTTCTCACAAAAGGTATCTCATCTCTCGTGTTTTTACTATCTGCTTATCTTCCTGATTAATTAATGTTCGTTTATTTTATTGGCAAGGATTTAGATCTCAGGATTCTGTTTTTGGTAGAACTGCATGCTTCTAAAGACACAATATTTGAGATGAAATTTCACAATAGCATGCTATTGTAGACTTGTAGTCTTCACAGAAACCGTGTGTATTTAGTATATTGAACACAGGGCTCTGTCTATTAAGTGTTTTTATGTCTACAATGACTATTATTAACTTTGAAAACATagatttctttttgtttattgtTCAAGATTTGtgttttatgttatattacaaTCTGTATGATGTATGTTCTGTCGTGTGTTATACTTTTCATTTGAAATCTGTTAGTGATAATGATATTCTTCAGCAGCATTTCCTGTTTTTTTCTAATTCACGAAGATTTTTTctctttataatttaaaatcaacACGTTCCTTGTGATATTTGTCCAGGAGAAAAGAAGTTTGAAGAGGAAAGAAAGCTCAGCTATTCCCATCTTCGAAACTCCCAAACTGTTCAATTCCAGCTTCAAGGTTCCAAAACTAAAGTCATCTTTAAGCACCAGATGACAGATGATAtctttatgttaatttttaacCTGTTAGAAGATTTTATAGTGTGTCTGGAATCATCGGTTTTCATTGTGAGTGCAACATCCAACTAAAAGCTACAACTAGTAGCTTTACACTCACAGCACATTAAGCTCTTCTCACCATATTTCCAAACACACACTTGGTCTTTTGTGCTTGTGTGATTAATGAGCTTTCTGTTTGGAATAGGATAGTTCACTGTTGTTGTAATTATCATTGAAATACTACTTTctagctgaaattatgtatctgATCAGCCATTTAGCTTGGAACAAGTTTGATTCATTAATCCTTTTAAGGATAACATTGGATATGTTAATCTTATATTATGATTTTAGTAAAGTTAATCTGTTTTTGTCTTTTAAATTAATCAGGGCTTCTCTTCCAGAAAGCAATCATCGCAATCGTGTTCGTCGAAGAGTCGTCGGAAACTAAATATGGATGTCTTTTCCTGGGAAGTTTCAAGTAATGATTTTGCTACCTAGTGGTGGATAGTCTTTTTGGCTAAAAGAAATTATCCTCACCACTTGAACCAGTGTTTGTTTACAGAAAGCAATTAATCATGTTCAATGAGTCATTAGAAACCAAATGTGGATGATGTCTTTTCCATGAATATTCAAATAGTGAAACTAACATTAGTGTCATGTATTTTGTTGGTTGTGTAGATTACAAAAAAGTTTAGTAGTTAACTTTAACTTGTATCCTTCTCTGAACAACTtgtatttgaaaagaaaaatggagAAAGCATTTATGGTATGTTAAGAATAAGAAAATCTCTTATTTCCAATCTTTATTAAGTCTTACTAACCCTAATTCAACCCTATTTCCCTCCTAAAGTGTGAGCTCCAATGCAactttaaatattatatatatgcaaaggagtattttaaaatgttaaatacTTAACTAATTTTTATGATTTCATTACAAACATCATATTGAAATCTCTAATTACTACAAAACTCGTGTTAAACGTCTAGTGTTTAgtacaaatgtttttttttttggtagatagtACAAATGCTTTAGTTCTGAAAAATCGATGAACcattttagaaaagaaaagttAATCATAACCATATCTTCATGTTTATAGGAGTGCAATTAAAAGATGCAAGAGCAGAAAAAACACTTGACTCATGTATCCATGCATTTAAAATAAGCAAGGGCAAAACAAGTCAACATCAATTAAAATGGTTTAATATACGAATGTTATACGAATTTTAAAAGATAGATGtgtaaaaattttgttttttttttctttttctaaacaGTTTTCTCATAATAGACATTTGGAAAACTTGTGGTTTGGAAAATATCCCTCCATCCACGCATGGAATGGATCTGTTTTCTTGGTGTAAAAAGTTTGGTGCAACACATAATAACATTATCTTTATTGTTATGTGGGTTATTTGGCGCGACCGGAACGATCTCATTTCAATAACAGCAGAGATAGTGTGCACTCGAGTATTGGGAAAATTCATTCTATGTTGCACTCCTGTTCGGTGGAACTTTCCTTGGTGGCTTTGCTCCATGTTTAGGGTTATGTTGGGACAAGGGGTTTAGGAGAGTCATTTGCTTCTCAGACTCCTTGCAAACTGTTACTCTTGTTAAGAATGATGTTTCTCCTTACCATCAGTTTGCGAATGAAATTGTTGGCATCCGTCAATTACTAGATAGAGACTGGAGTATAGTTGTTAATCACACGCTCCAGGAGGGGAATGTGTGCACTAATATTTTGGTAAAGATGGGGGCTAACTCTATTTCCCCTCTTGTTAAGTTCGAAGTTCCTCCTACAAAGTTGTCTAACATCCTCCTTGCTGATGCTTTAGGAGTTGCTTTTGTTAGAGagtaactttttcttttggttttagttttcaatttttctttctacaaaaaaaaaggtcatttgGAGCCTATAGTCCacaaattgtgtttgaattttaacATTCGAACAGATTATACAGTTACTATAAAGTTAAGGTATAATCcggaaaaattaaaacataaacaaacaaaaaatatttggtgCACTTGAAATCGAACATTGACACAAGAATTAAAACGTTTTTGTGGGGACTAAAATATTTTGGGGTTTAAAGTCTTTGTTTTAGCTACTTTCTCTTTGGGTCGGGTTTGACCCCATTTTTTCAGTGGGTTAGAGAAGACATACCAACTTAAATAGGTTTAACCAACAAGCTCCATCTGTTTTCCCACCATTAGTTTTAAGAAGTTtgaatcataatttttaattcattatcTCATCTCATATCTCATAATGACTTAAAATTTTCAATACTAGATGAAATCCTGAATAGGTTATGTATTATCCGATGTAAGCTAAACATATCACGAATTGTTCAAATCAAATACTTCTTCTAGAAAGTGAAAagttgcttatatatgagactaGAGGGGGTATAAAACATGAATActcctaataaaaaaattattttatatttaatctAAAGTTGTTAACACACATATATTACAGATTTTTTTACAACCACTTTAATTTGATATGTATCATAAGAATGTATTCttccacattttttttaagttgtctagtggttagaaaatccaccttaaatatataaaagttgAGTATTCATGGTTTGAACCCCGACTTCTACGCATATAGACATGGTGTGatatctctaccaactgagctaagctcattgTTCATATTCTTCctcatttttcatatattaaaaatacGACTTTTGGAGTGCATTTCATTTCATGTGcatattttattacttttaatttaattcacTTTGCATGCATATGTTAAAGTTTTTTATATAACCACTTTAATTGGATAGGTATGTGAATCTATTTTCTCTCATcgtatattaaatataattatttaaatcacGTATGTCATGTGagaatgaatattatatatgttaaaaatataaaattagtgattgtaaatttCAACATTTGTTACATTTATGTATTactattatagattttttttttgttgtttacaaAGACTTACTATGTTGTCAACGAGGATCGAATCTAAGATCTCGTGTATACTACctaaatctctcaccactagataAAAGCTAGttgtatatttattattatacatcTATTATCTCCCAAATAACAAGTATCTTAAAAAAATcccataaaaatttataatgtgCGTTCcaccttaaaattttgaaattagaCATGGAACATCATATCATTAACATTAGTTATTTTCCAAACTCGTTATTTCTCTAtatattcttttctattttcttcttttcatttcttccttatttttgcAAACACATGAGTACACTACTttggttaaaataaaaaataaatacacatcaaaataattacacttttaaaaatattgatctcGATCTAATTACTTATATTATACATACAATtcattttactaaaaataatttgatgtcCCTTGTATATGGCCATGTGCAAT
Coding sequences within it:
- the LOC123899473 gene encoding spindle pole body component 110, whose amino-acid sequence is MRKSINPQPTNVVDSTERKNWGIIFTSLVQIVRNQQIQLQSFANQQKFLEDRLKMQNERWISDVKLYKDQISQVKTFLMFEEKKRRLEAAKANLMMGSKHRETEVLKWMLESTKDDLEDFKAGFDCISDKSSKGEDQGTSLKDTGKRKKGTTSSGKKSSSKIAEKKNCPDETKDVLSKLKSENEKLAAEKNSELLALLQEKNFVWNQFNKMEADYSNKLRSKKDEVEKANEKINELVSNMEQLQSENTKKDSRISELESKVAHMDSETKRLNKEISGLTAELESIRKLKNSQAKPFLNHCTSGSSDSGIVESNRSRRNTTLKKEKDFCTPSEHASTFTKFSQKEKRSLKRKESSAIPIFETPKLFNSSFKGFSSRKQSSQSCSSKSRRKLNMDVFSWEVSSNDFAT